Proteins from a genomic interval of Physeter macrocephalus isolate SW-GA chromosome 21, ASM283717v5, whole genome shotgun sequence:
- the LOC102993404 gene encoding retinoic acid-induced protein 2, with product MDDLQSQNLAMDMTDSSPALTSNRLENGMAQLITTEAWNINSADLVKKALVTVPAPSILSPPAEPQGGVALKVAATVLQPLCLGESPVVMPIHMQVEGSSAPELNPNGNATYVMTAQGPVQLPVVLEQHVFQHLNSPLVLPQEAPCSSSAIHNNLFQGAEDPEAQPQLLDLRIPSQPQEPTLPLEAVLQNLFPSQGALGPPPCQPPPGYAPVPPQPFTSPLSPLVPPATLLVPYPVIVPLPVPVPIPIPVPVPQSSESKFSPSFRKPPSSFGLHPFKGTQAPLQKEELKPFDLLPPREYFQLGRHTVIKMGSENEALDLSMKSVPWLKAGEVGPPMCPEDAALDLSLAAHRKSEPPPETLYDSSGSVDSPGHTVMEKLPSGTEVPFAPATPHEASAVMDSHMGSSAAAEPPSQPGSEVKAENNIEIVSESQAAKVIVSVEDTVPAIFCGKIKGLSGVSTKNFSFKREDSMLQGYDINSPGEESMGNTEPLRKPVKNRSIKLKKVNSQEIHMLPIKKQRLATFFPRK from the coding sequence ATGGACGACCTGCAGTCCCAGAACCTCGCCATGGACATGACCGACTCCTCCCCTGCCTTGACCAGTAACAGACTGGAGAACGGCATGGCCCAGCTCATCACCACTGAGGCCTGGAACATCAACTCCGCCGACCTGGTCAAGAAGGCCCTGGTGACCGTGCCGGCCCCGTCCATTCTCAGCCCCCCGGCCGAGCCCCAGGGCGGCGTGGCTCTCAAGGTAGCGGCCACCGTGCTGCAGCCCCTGTGCCTCGGGGAGAGCCCGGTGGTGATGCCCATTCACATGCAGGTGGAGGGCAGCTCCGCGCCGGAGCTCAACCCTAACGGCAACGCCACTTACGTCATGACCGCCCAGGGCCCCGTGCAGCTGCCGGTGGTGCTGGAGCAGCACGTCTTCCAGCACCTCAACTCCCCTCTGGTCCTGCCACAGGAGGCCCCGTGTTCCTCCAGCGCCATCCACAACAACCTCTTCCAGGGAGCCGAGGACCCCgaggcccagccccagctcctggacCTCAGGATCCCCAGCCAGCCGCAGGAGCCCACGTTGCCCCTCGAAGCCGTGctccagaatttatttccttCGCAGGGCGCTCTCGGCCCTCCACCCTGTCAGCCTCCTCCGGGATACGCCCCTGTGCCCCCGCAGCCCTTTACCTCCCCCTTGTCCCCGCTGGTCCCGCCGGCCACCCTCTTGGTCCCCTACCCTGTCATCGTCCCCTTGCCTGTGCCggtccccatccccatccccgtCCCGGTGCCTCAGAGTTCTGAATCCAAGTTCAGCCCCAGCTTCCGAAAGCCGCCATCTTCCTTCGGCCTGCACCCCTTTAAAGGCACCCAGGCCCCTCTCCAGAAGGAGGAACTGAAGCCCTTCGACCTCCTCCCGCCGAGGGAGTACTTCCAGCTCGGCCGCCACACCGTCATCAAGATGGGGAGTGAGAACGAGGCCCTGGATCTCTCCATGAAGTCGGTGCCCTGGCTCAAGGCTGGCGAAGTCGGGCCCCCGATGTGCCCGGAAGATGCAGCCCTAGACCTGTCACTGGCGGCCCACCGGAAATCTGAGCCTCCCCCCGAGACACTGTATGACAGCAGCGGGTCAGTGGACAGCCCAGGTCACACTGTGATGGAGAAACTTCCCAGTGGCACGGAAGTGCCCTTTGCCCCCGCCACGCCCCACGAGGCCTCCGCCGTGATGGATAGTCACATGGGCAGCAGCGCCGCCGCCGAGCCGCCCAGCCAGCCCGGCAGTGAGGTCAAGGCTGAAAATAACATTGAGATTGTGAGCGAGTCCCAGGCGGCCAAGGTGATCGTCTCCGTGGAAGACACTGTGCCTGCCATCTTCTGTGGCAAGATCAAGGGCCTCTCGGGGGTGTCCACCAAAAACTTCTCCTTCAAAAGAGAAGACTCCATGCTTCAGGGCTATGACATCAACAGCCCAGGAGAAGAGTCCATGGGAAACACGGAGCCCCTTAGGAAACCCGTCAAAAACCGGAGCATAAAGTTAAAGAAAGTGAACTCCCAGGAAATACACATGCTCCCAATCAAAAAACAACGGCTGGCCACCTTTTTTCCAAGAAAGTAa
- the LOC112062016 gene encoding retinoic acid-induced protein 2-like, which produces MDDLQSQNLAMDMTDSSPALTSNRLENGMAQLITTEAWNINSADLVKKALVTVPAPSILSPPAEPQGGVALKVAATVLQPLCLGESPVVMPIHMQVEGSSAPELNPNGNATYVMTAQGPVQLPVVLEQHVFQHLNSPLVLPQEAPCSSSAIHNNLFQGAEGPEAQPQLLALRVPSQPQEPTLPLEAVLQNLFPSQGALGPPPCQPPPGYAPVPPQPFTSPLSPLVPPATLLVPYPVIVPLPVPVPIPIPVPVPQSSESKFSPSFRKPPSSFGLHPFKGTQAPLQKEELKPFDLLPPREYFQLGRHTVIKMGSENEALDLSMKSVPWLKAGEVGPPMCPEDAALDLSLAAHRKSEPPPETLYDSSGSVDSPGHTVMEKLPSGTEVPFAPATPHEASAVMDSHMGSSAAAEPPSQPGSEVKAENNIEIVSESQAAKVIVSVEDTVPAIFCGKIKGLSGVSTKNFSFKREDSMLQGYDINSPGEESMGNTEPLRKPVKNRSIKLKKVNSQEIHMLPIKKQRLATFFPRK; this is translated from the coding sequence ATGGACGACCTGCAGTCCCAGAACCTCGCCATGGACATGACCGACTCCTCCCCTGCCTTGACCAGTAACAGACTGGAGAACGGCATGGCCCAGCTCATCACCACTGAGGCCTGGAACATCAACTCCGCCGACCTGGTCAAGAAGGCCCTGGTGACCGTGCCGGCCCCGTCCATTCTCAGCCCCCCGGCCGAGCCCCAGGGCGGCGTGGCTCTCAAGGTAGCGGCCACCGTGCTGCAGCCCCTGTGCCTCGGGGAGAGCCCGGTGGTGATGCCCATTCACATGCAGGTGGAGGGCAGCTCCGCGCCGGAGCTCAACCCTAACGGCAACGCCACTTACGTCATGACCGCCCAGGGCCCCGTGCAGCTGCCGGTGGTGCTGGAGCAGCACGTCTTCCAGCACCTCAACTCCCCTCTGGTCCTGCCACAGGAGGCCCCGTGTTCCTCCAGCGCCATCCACAACAACCTCTTCCAGGGAGCCGAGGGCCCCgaggcccagccccagctcctggcccTCAGGGTCCCCAGCCAGCCGCAGGAGCCCACGTTGCCCCTCGAAGCCGTGctccagaatttatttccttCGCAGGGCGCTCTCGGCCCTCCACCCTGTCAGCCTCCTCCGGGATACGCCCCTGTGCCCCCGCAGCCCTTTACCTCCCCCTTGTCCCCGCTGGTCCCGCCGGCCACCCTCTTGGTCCCCTACCCTGTCATCGTCCCCTTGCCTGTGCCggtccccatccccatccccgtCCCGGTGCCTCAGAGTTCTGAATCCAAGTTCAGCCCCAGCTTCCGAAAGCCGCCATCTTCCTTCGGCCTGCACCCCTTTAAAGGCACCCAGGCCCCTCTCCAGAAGGAGGAACTGAAGCCCTTCGACCTCCTCCCGCCGAGGGAGTACTTCCAGCTCGGCCGCCACACCGTCATCAAGATGGGGAGTGAGAACGAGGCCCTGGATCTCTCCATGAAGTCGGTGCCCTGGCTCAAGGCTGGCGAAGTCGGGCCCCCGATGTGCCCGGAAGATGCAGCCCTAGACCTGTCACTGGCGGCCCACCGGAAATCTGAGCCTCCCCCCGAGACACTGTATGACAGCAGCGGGTCAGTGGACAGCCCAGGTCACACTGTGATGGAGAAACTTCCCAGTGGCACGGAAGTGCCCTTTGCCCCCGCCACGCCCCACGAGGCCTCCGCCGTGATGGATAGTCACATGGGCAGCAGCGCCGCCGCCGAGCCGCCCAGCCAGCCCGGCAGTGAGGTCAAGGCTGAAAATAACATTGAGATTGTGAGCGAGTCCCAGGCGGCCAAGGTGATCGTCTCCGTGGAAGACACTGTGCCTGCCATCTTCTGTGGCAAGATCAAGGGCCTCTCGGGGGTGTCCACCAAAAACTTCTCCTTCAAAAGAGAAGACTCCATGCTTCAGGGCTATGACATCAACAGCCCAGGAGAAGAGTCCATGGGAAACACGGAGCCCCTTAGGAAACCCGTCAAAAACCGGAGCATAAAGTTAAAGAAAGTGAACTCCCAGGAAATACACATGCTCCCAATCAAAAAACAACGGCTGGCCACCTTTTTTCCAAGAAAGTAa